One window from the genome of Jeotgalibaca sp. MA1X17-3 encodes:
- a CDS encoding acyl-CoA thioesterase: MNQENKSKNVLTCNKTRVVRSEIALPKHLNDKETVFGGEIMSHFDLAGGNAVYNFMKKTAFTATMDHMAFIQPVHMADVMYIEAYVSGAGETSAEVFVKLVSNNVDTSEKKLCSYAFLTYVLADRTDPNYQMPEIKPESKEEMIICKGYKERRLINLAKRNESKELMKSIDLNPIWETR; this comes from the coding sequence GTGAATCAAGAAAATAAAAGTAAAAACGTTCTAACTTGTAACAAAACCCGTGTAGTGCGCTCTGAGATTGCGCTTCCGAAGCATTTAAACGATAAAGAAACAGTCTTCGGAGGGGAAATTATGTCTCACTTTGACCTAGCAGGAGGAAATGCTGTTTATAACTTTATGAAGAAAACTGCTTTTACTGCAACGATGGATCATATGGCATTTATTCAGCCAGTCCACATGGCAGATGTCATGTATATTGAAGCGTATGTATCTGGAGCGGGGGAAACTTCTGCCGAAGTTTTCGTTAAACTAGTTTCAAATAATGTGGATACTTCGGAAAAGAAACTTTGTTCTTATGCATTCTTAACGTATGTGCTAGCAGACCGGACTGATCCAAATTATCAAATGCCAGAAATTAAACCAGAATCAAAAGAAGAAATGATCATATGTAAAGGGTATAAGGAGCGAAGACTAATAAATCTAGCAAAAAGAAATGAAAGTAAAGAACTTATGAAGAGCATTGATTTGAATCCTATTTGGGAAACACGATAA
- a CDS encoding pyruvate carboxylase codes for MKKVLVANRGEIAIRIFRALSELDISTVGVYAQEDEGSVHRFKADEAYLLGKGKKPIDAYLDIEGLISIAKNSRAQAIHPGYGFLSENIEFARRCQEENIIFIGPSLHHLDIFGDKIKAKEAAIAAGVASIPGSNGPVTSEKEVQDFAEEYGYPVIIKASLGGGGRGMRVAHSKDEIHDAFDRARSEAQSAFGNEEIYVEKYIQNPKHIEVQILGDQHGNIVHLYERDCSVQRRHQKVVEVAPCIDMPDQQRAKICDAALQLMNHIGYINAGTVEFLVEGDRFYFIEVNPRVQVEHTITEMITGIDIVQAQIQIAMGLDLHQEIGIPKQADIPLIGAAIQCRITTEDPLNQFFPDTGKINTYRSPGGFGIRLDAGNGFQGTVVTPFFDSLLVKVCVQAPTFKQATRKMERALREFRIRGVKTNIPFLRNVVSHDIFLSGKAKTTFIDSNPILFEYPETLNRGNKTLDYIGTTTINGFPGISKAPKKYYEKPRIPTQLESLPTSLISAKTILDEQGAEAVSHWVSNQKEVLLTDTTFRDAHQSLLATRMRTSDLLNIAQETQKAIPQLFSNEMWGGATFDVAYRFLNEDPWERLRKLRELMPDTLFQMLFRGSNAVGYQNFPDNGLEKFIHAAARNGMDVFRIFDSLNWTTQMEKSIQYVRDTGKIAEAAICYTGDINDPTETKFTIQYYKDLVKELEQVGAHIICIKDMAGLLKPNAAYKLISELKEVTSLPIHLHTHDLSGNGVYSLAEAVRAGVDIVDVASSAMSGTTSQPSMSSLYYALEGSSRSPHLNITNVHKINRYWEDVRYYYEDFESGIQTTSTEVYRHQMPGGQYTNLQQQAKAVGLEDKWDEIKDMYATVNKMFGNIVKVTPSSKVVGDMALFMVQNNLSEEDVYQKGMNLDFPESVISLFKGNLGQPTGGFPEKLQHIILKGEKPLTTRPGSLREPIDFDALKEELANQINRTPTEEEVLSYLMYPEVFLNYIKTFEKFGDVTKIDTPTFFHGMRTGEQVEVQIEKGKTLIIKLNQIGEPNSEGIRTLYFDLNGQGREVEVRDSSITSTIAVRKKAEPTNKKHVGTTMPGSVIQILVKKGDIVSQGEPLLITEAMKMETTIRSTISGVIDQIYVVDGDRIESGDLLIEIVRK; via the coding sequence TTGAAAAAAGTACTAGTAGCAAATCGAGGCGAGATCGCCATTCGGATTTTTCGTGCCTTGAGTGAATTAGATATCTCCACTGTCGGAGTCTATGCACAAGAAGACGAAGGGTCTGTTCATCGATTTAAAGCAGATGAAGCCTATTTATTAGGAAAAGGAAAGAAACCTATTGATGCTTATTTAGATATTGAAGGACTCATCTCTATTGCAAAAAATTCGAGAGCCCAAGCAATTCACCCCGGATACGGCTTCCTTTCAGAAAACATTGAATTTGCAAGACGTTGCCAAGAAGAGAATATTATTTTTATCGGTCCGTCTCTTCATCATCTTGATATATTTGGTGATAAAATAAAAGCAAAAGAAGCTGCCATTGCAGCAGGTGTAGCTTCTATCCCAGGTTCAAACGGTCCTGTTACTTCTGAAAAAGAGGTTCAAGATTTTGCAGAAGAATATGGATATCCAGTCATCATTAAAGCTTCTCTGGGAGGCGGTGGTAGAGGGATGCGTGTGGCACATTCAAAAGATGAGATTCATGATGCCTTTGACCGCGCCCGTAGCGAAGCGCAATCTGCTTTTGGAAATGAAGAAATATATGTAGAAAAATATATTCAAAATCCGAAACATATTGAAGTTCAAATTTTAGGTGATCAGCATGGAAACATTGTCCATTTGTATGAACGTGATTGCTCTGTACAACGTCGTCATCAAAAGGTCGTTGAGGTCGCACCCTGCATCGATATGCCTGACCAGCAACGAGCTAAAATTTGTGATGCTGCCCTACAACTCATGAATCACATTGGATATATAAATGCTGGAACCGTTGAGTTCTTGGTAGAAGGAGACCGTTTTTATTTTATTGAGGTAAATCCCCGCGTTCAAGTTGAACATACCATTACAGAAATGATTACCGGAATTGATATTGTACAAGCACAAATCCAGATTGCGATGGGTCTGGACTTACATCAAGAAATTGGTATTCCTAAACAAGCTGATATCCCTTTGATTGGAGCGGCAATCCAATGTCGAATTACGACAGAAGATCCTTTAAATCAATTTTTCCCAGACACTGGGAAAATAAATACATACCGTTCTCCAGGTGGTTTTGGAATTCGGTTAGATGCTGGAAACGGGTTCCAAGGAACAGTTGTAACTCCTTTCTTTGATAGCTTACTAGTGAAAGTGTGCGTACAAGCTCCTACATTTAAACAAGCAACTAGAAAAATGGAGCGTGCTTTACGTGAGTTTCGAATTCGTGGCGTAAAAACAAATATTCCTTTTTTACGAAATGTAGTTAGCCACGATATCTTTTTATCTGGAAAAGCAAAAACAACCTTTATCGATTCCAATCCAATTTTGTTTGAATATCCTGAAACGTTAAATCGCGGAAATAAAACTCTCGATTATATTGGCACAACTACAATAAATGGCTTCCCGGGTATTTCTAAAGCACCTAAAAAATATTATGAAAAACCAAGAATTCCAACTCAACTAGAATCCCTGCCTACTTCTTTAATTTCTGCTAAAACTATTTTAGATGAGCAAGGAGCTGAAGCAGTTAGCCATTGGGTTTCCAATCAAAAAGAAGTTCTTTTAACCGATACTACTTTCCGGGATGCTCATCAAAGTTTATTAGCAACTAGAATGCGAACTTCTGATTTATTAAATATTGCCCAAGAAACTCAAAAAGCAATTCCTCAATTATTCTCCAATGAAATGTGGGGAGGAGCAACTTTTGACGTTGCTTATCGCTTTTTAAACGAAGACCCCTGGGAGAGACTTCGAAAATTACGAGAATTAATGCCAGATACACTATTCCAAATGCTCTTTCGAGGTTCGAATGCAGTTGGGTATCAAAACTTCCCTGATAATGGCTTGGAAAAATTCATTCATGCAGCAGCACGGAATGGAATGGATGTCTTTCGTATCTTTGATAGTCTCAACTGGACAACACAAATGGAAAAAAGCATTCAATATGTACGTGATACCGGTAAAATTGCAGAAGCTGCTATTTGTTATACAGGTGATATCAACGATCCTACTGAAACCAAATTTACGATTCAATATTATAAAGATTTAGTCAAAGAATTGGAACAAGTAGGTGCCCACATCATCTGTATCAAAGATATGGCTGGTCTTTTAAAACCTAACGCTGCATATAAATTGATTAGTGAGCTAAAAGAAGTGACTTCCCTTCCTATTCATTTACATACACATGATTTAAGCGGAAATGGTGTTTACTCTCTAGCAGAAGCCGTTCGAGCAGGAGTTGATATTGTAGATGTTGCTTCTAGTGCAATGAGTGGGACAACCAGTCAACCCTCCATGAGTAGTTTATATTATGCTTTAGAAGGTTCTAGTCGTAGCCCTCATCTAAATATTACAAATGTTCATAAAATTAATCGCTATTGGGAAGATGTTCGGTACTATTATGAAGATTTTGAAAGTGGGATTCAGACTACTTCAACAGAGGTTTATCGACATCAAATGCCTGGTGGGCAGTATACCAACCTTCAGCAACAAGCGAAGGCTGTGGGATTAGAAGATAAGTGGGACGAAATAAAAGACATGTATGCTACCGTAAATAAGATGTTTGGTAATATAGTAAAAGTTACCCCTTCTTCCAAAGTAGTAGGTGATATGGCACTCTTTATGGTTCAAAATAACCTTTCTGAAGAAGATGTTTACCAAAAAGGAATGAATTTAGATTTTCCAGAATCTGTAATAAGCTTATTTAAAGGGAACCTAGGTCAACCGACAGGTGGATTTCCAGAGAAGCTCCAACACATTATTTTAAAAGGAGAAAAGCCATTAACAACACGTCCAGGTAGTTTACGTGAACCAATTGATTTTGATGCTTTAAAAGAAGAATTAGCTAATCAAATAAACCGCACACCAACTGAAGAAGAAGTCCTAAGCTATTTAATGTATCCAGAAGTCTTCTTAAATTATATAAAAACATTTGAAAAATTTGGAGATGTTACAAAAATAGATACTCCCACTTTCTTTCATGGGATGCGTACCGGTGAACAAGTAGAAGTACAAATTGAAAAAGGAAAAACACTCATTATCAAGCTAAACCAAATTGGAGAACCAAATTCTGAAGGAATACGTACACTTTATTTTGACTTAAATGGTCAAGGACGTGAAGTCGAAGTAAGAGATTCTAGCATTACAAGCACCATTGCAGTTCGTAAAAAAGCAGAACCTACCAATAAAAAACATGTTGGAACAACCATGCCTGGTTCTGTTATCCAAATACTTGTAAAAAAAGGAGATATTGTTTCCCAAGGGGAGCCTCTTTTGATTACAGAAGCAATGAAGATGGAAACAACAATCCGGTCCACAATCTCAGGAGTTATTGATCAAATTTATGTAGTGGATGGAGATCGTATTGAAAGTGGCGATTTATTAATTGAAATAGTACGTAAATAA
- the gcvT gene encoding glycine cleavage system aminomethyltransferase GcvT, whose amino-acid sequence MVENQTLKQTPLYNYYREQGIKVADFGGWAMPIQFSSILKEHEAVREKVGIFDCSHMGEIMITGPNAETYLDRLLTNDVSKMQDYSVQYNLLCTENGGVVDDVMLYRYCTEEFMLVCNASNTKKVFEWMKLYLVGNVELKDISEKMGLIAVQGPSAEMIVQKMTDTDLKNISRHHFLVQQTISGIPSILISRTGYTGEDGFELYVDTKKTRELWEFFIDAIREIDGLPCGLGARDTLRLEAGLPLYGQELSEEQTPLEAGLNFAVKLKKESPFIGKEALLKQKEVGVTQKIVGFITLERGVPRHGYNVYSEEDQHIGVVTSGTMSPTLHKGIGMALIDEAYSKMGTKIKIEIRNKYIQAEVVKKTFLK is encoded by the coding sequence GTGGTAGAAAACCAAACTTTAAAACAAACACCACTCTATAATTATTATCGAGAACAAGGAATCAAGGTAGCTGATTTTGGAGGGTGGGCGATGCCTATTCAATTTTCAAGTATTTTAAAAGAGCATGAAGCAGTTCGTGAAAAAGTAGGAATCTTCGACTGCTCTCATATGGGTGAAATAATGATAACAGGTCCAAATGCAGAAACATATTTAGATCGGCTGTTAACAAATGATGTTTCAAAAATGCAGGACTATTCTGTGCAATATAATCTACTGTGTACAGAAAATGGTGGAGTAGTAGATGACGTAATGCTCTATCGCTACTGTACTGAAGAATTTATGTTAGTTTGTAATGCTAGTAATACTAAAAAAGTATTTGAGTGGATGAAGCTATATCTGGTAGGGAATGTAGAACTGAAAGATATTTCTGAGAAAATGGGCTTAATAGCTGTTCAGGGGCCTAGTGCTGAAATGATTGTACAAAAAATGACTGATACAGACTTAAAAAATATATCACGTCATCATTTTTTAGTTCAACAAACGATAAGTGGGATTCCTTCCATTCTAATTTCAAGAACGGGATATACGGGAGAAGATGGATTTGAACTTTATGTTGATACAAAAAAGACGAGAGAATTATGGGAATTTTTTATTGATGCCATTCGCGAAATAGACGGGTTACCTTGCGGATTAGGAGCTCGTGACACCTTGCGATTAGAAGCTGGACTGCCATTATACGGACAAGAATTATCAGAGGAACAGACCCCTTTAGAAGCAGGATTGAACTTTGCGGTGAAATTAAAAAAAGAATCTCCCTTTATAGGAAAAGAAGCATTACTAAAACAAAAAGAAGTAGGAGTAACACAAAAAATAGTTGGCTTTATTACTTTGGAGAGAGGGGTTCCGCGCCATGGGTACAATGTTTATTCAGAAGAAGACCAGCACATTGGAGTGGTAACATCTGGAACGATGTCTCCCACCTTACATAAAGGGATTGGAATGGCTTTGATTGATGAAGCCTATTCAAAGATGGGCACAAAAATAAAAATTGAAATTCGAAATAAATATATTCAAGCTGAAGTTGTTAAAAAAACTTTTTTGAAATAA
- the gcvH gene encoding glycine cleavage system protein GcvH, with the protein MTQPKIYFTKEHEWVSLVGENTVRVGITEHASNQLGDIVFVDYTAGLKEVTAGEEIITVESVKSVSEVYTPVTGMIVKQNESLDENPEVVNDSPLDEGWMVEITLANPAELEGLLSQEEYNTLVEEEE; encoded by the coding sequence ATGACTCAACCAAAAATCTACTTTACAAAAGAACATGAGTGGGTAAGTCTAGTAGGAGAGAATACCGTGCGTGTAGGGATTACGGAGCATGCTTCTAATCAATTAGGAGATATCGTTTTTGTTGATTATACAGCAGGTCTGAAAGAAGTTACTGCAGGTGAAGAGATTATTACAGTTGAATCGGTGAAGTCAGTTTCGGAAGTTTACACACCAGTAACTGGAATGATTGTAAAACAAAACGAGTCTCTAGATGAGAATCCAGAAGTAGTGAATGATTCTCCACTTGATGAAGGCTGGATGGTAGAAATTACATTAGCTAATCCCGCTGAATTAGAAGGTTTATTAAGCCAGGAAGAATACAATACTTTGGTTGAAGAGGAGGAGTAA
- the gcvPA gene encoding aminomethyl-transferring glycine dehydrogenase subunit GcvPA encodes MDPEIFRYLPDTPEDIQVMLQVVGVESIKELFQTIPPEIRLKDNLEIPDSLSEYKLLQMMQKMAKKNISATEMPFFLGAGTYDHYIPSVVDAVISRSEFYTAYTPYQAEASQGELQAIFEFQSMISELTGMEVTNSSLYDGFTSLSEAVGLAQNVTKKNKVLLSMGIHPEGRSIVKTAAVGRGIEIEEIPLLKDCTDLEKLSKALTDEVAAVAIQYPNFLGTIEDIQAVKRLLEGTSIQLIVIANPLALGLLEAPGHLGADVVVGDTQSLGIPMSFGGPHCGYFSVTKKNIRRVPGRMVGETEDAKGNRGFVLALQVREQHIRREKATSYMSSNQALNALQSAVCMAALGRNGIQEIAQLNFNNASYLAEKLIEKGFSIYNDGPYFNEFVVELPIEAEKMNQQLLDVGIMGGYSLEKDYGMPMHMLLCATEKRSKQEMDRLVEALGGQKNDRK; translated from the coding sequence ATGGATCCAGAAATTTTTCGGTATTTACCGGATACTCCCGAAGATATACAAGTAATGCTTCAAGTGGTAGGAGTCGAGTCAATAAAAGAACTCTTTCAAACCATTCCTCCAGAAATCCGTTTAAAAGATAACTTAGAAATCCCAGATTCACTCTCGGAGTATAAACTCCTTCAAATGATGCAAAAAATGGCGAAAAAAAACATCTCTGCAACTGAAATGCCATTCTTTTTAGGTGCGGGTACCTATGATCACTACATTCCTAGTGTAGTAGATGCGGTTATTTCTCGTTCTGAATTTTATACAGCATATACTCCTTATCAAGCAGAAGCCAGCCAAGGAGAGCTACAAGCTATTTTTGAATTTCAATCGATGATCAGTGAATTGACAGGAATGGAAGTTACGAATTCTTCATTATATGATGGATTTACTTCTTTATCAGAAGCAGTTGGGTTAGCTCAAAATGTGACAAAGAAAAATAAAGTTTTATTATCTATGGGGATTCATCCAGAAGGAAGAAGCATTGTTAAAACCGCAGCAGTTGGTCGAGGAATAGAAATTGAAGAGATTCCCTTATTAAAAGATTGTACTGATTTAGAAAAACTTAGTAAGGCTCTCACGGATGAAGTTGCAGCAGTTGCCATACAATATCCTAACTTTTTGGGAACCATTGAAGATATTCAAGCTGTTAAACGATTGTTAGAAGGAACCTCCATCCAACTGATTGTAATAGCAAATCCATTGGCACTAGGATTGCTAGAAGCTCCAGGACATTTAGGAGCTGACGTTGTTGTGGGAGATACTCAGTCATTAGGTATTCCAATGTCTTTTGGTGGACCTCATTGTGGATATTTTTCTGTTACTAAAAAAAATATCCGAAGAGTTCCAGGTAGGATGGTAGGAGAAACTGAAGATGCAAAAGGAAATCGCGGTTTTGTATTAGCTTTACAAGTACGGGAGCAGCATATCCGTCGAGAAAAGGCTACTTCCTATATGAGTTCGAACCAAGCACTGAATGCTTTGCAATCAGCTGTTTGTATGGCGGCATTAGGAAGGAACGGTATCCAAGAAATCGCTCAGTTAAATTTTAACAATGCCTCTTACTTGGCAGAGAAGTTGATTGAAAAAGGATTTTCGATCTATAATGATGGTCCTTACTTTAATGAGTTTGTAGTGGAATTACCAATAGAAGCTGAAAAAATGAATCAACAGTTATTAGACGTGGGAATAATGGGTGGGTATAGTTTAGAAAAAGACTATGGAATGCCCATGCACATGTTACTTTGTGCAACAGAAAAGCGTTCTAAACAAGAAATGGATCGATTAGTTGAAGCGTTAGGGGGACAGAAAAATGATCGAAAATAA
- the gcvPB gene encoding aminomethyl-transferring glycine dehydrogenase subunit GcvPB, with amino-acid sequence MIENKKENPLLFEQSKVGRIGYSLSTSDVPTYDLTKKIAPHLIRKQPARLPEVSELQLMRHYTRLSQNNFGIENGFYPLGSCTMKYNPKINEVTARLDGFANIHPYQPEETIQGALQLMFELQEDLKVITGMGGISLQPAAGAQGEWTGLMMVRAYHEKNGEYKRKKVFVPDSAHGTNPSSAYIAGYDVVSIPSTKEGLVDLNVLRQQVGPDTAALMLTNPNTLGLFEKDIIEIAEIIHGVGGLLYYDGANLNAILAKTTPGLMGFDIVHLNVHKTFSTPHGGGGPGAGPVGVKEYLLPFLPVPQVIKKKKTITYLMIIQIQLVG; translated from the coding sequence ATGATCGAAAATAAAAAAGAAAATCCACTTTTATTTGAACAAAGTAAAGTAGGTAGAATTGGATATAGTCTTTCCACATCGGATGTTCCTACATATGATTTAACAAAAAAAATCGCTCCTCATTTGATTCGGAAACAACCAGCAAGATTGCCTGAAGTCAGTGAGTTACAATTGATGCGGCATTATACAAGGTTATCACAGAATAACTTCGGAATTGAAAATGGGTTTTATCCGTTGGGATCTTGCACGATGAAATATAATCCCAAAATAAATGAAGTAACAGCAAGACTAGATGGTTTTGCTAACATACACCCTTATCAACCTGAAGAGACCATTCAAGGAGCTTTACAATTGATGTTTGAGCTTCAAGAGGATTTGAAGGTCATTACCGGTATGGGTGGGATTTCTCTGCAACCTGCTGCTGGGGCACAAGGGGAATGGACCGGTTTGATGATGGTTCGTGCGTATCATGAAAAAAATGGAGAATACAAACGAAAAAAAGTTTTTGTTCCAGACAGTGCACATGGAACCAATCCATCGAGTGCATATATAGCAGGGTACGATGTGGTCAGCATCCCTTCAACGAAGGAAGGACTTGTTGATTTAAACGTATTACGTCAACAAGTAGGTCCAGATACAGCCGCGCTAATGCTTACTAATCCCAACACCCTTGGCTTATTTGAAAAAGATATTATAGAAATTGCAGAAATCATTCATGGTGTAGGAGGGTTACTATATTATGATGGAGCAAACTTAAATGCTATTTTAGCTAAAACAACTCCAGGATTAATGGGTTTTGATATCGTTCATCTTAATGTACACAAAACATTTAGTACGCCACATGGCGGTGGTGGACCTGGTGCGGGACCAGTAGGAGTTAAAGAGTATCTACTTCCTTTTTTACCGGTACCACAAGTTATAAAAAAGAAGAAAACTATCACTTATCTTATGATTATCCAGATTCAATTGGTAGGGTAA
- a CDS encoding ATP-binding cassette domain-containing protein → MEFNRRSPVYEQIITYFKERIANGEYKPGSDVPSRRELAVLFKINPNTAQRAYKEMEEQGLIYTEGNSPSRITEDRSTIQMLRKDMIHTALDDFIAVIKPMGLEIQDIIPLLQKKYGEEKKMIELRDVHKSFKNKNVLKGISFSIKPNEVTCITGLNGTGKTTLMNSIMQLNPIDKGEILLDGKKLTHQSFEKISYIPDTLKMPGNMNIQEAMNFMEIYYQNWNKDKATELISFFKLNPDEKLKDYSKGNQAKINFLLGLSLDADYFLMDEPLSGVDMFAREQILEVFTSNLITNKGVLLATHHIEEVEFLLDRVVMLQMGAIQKDFYAEEIRETEGKSIIDVMREVYQS, encoded by the coding sequence ATGGAATTTAATCGCCGAAGTCCCGTTTATGAACAAATTATTACATACTTTAAAGAAAGAATTGCGAACGGGGAATATAAACCAGGTAGTGACGTTCCTTCTCGAAGGGAGCTAGCTGTTTTGTTTAAAATAAACCCCAACACAGCTCAGCGTGCATATAAAGAAATGGAGGAACAAGGCTTGATTTATACAGAAGGGAACTCTCCCAGTAGAATTACAGAAGATCGTTCAACCATACAAATGTTACGCAAAGATATGATTCATACGGCACTAGATGATTTTATAGCGGTTATAAAACCAATGGGATTAGAAATACAAGATATCATTCCCTTATTACAAAAAAAGTATGGAGAGGAGAAAAAAATGATTGAACTTCGTGATGTACATAAATCATTTAAAAATAAAAATGTGTTAAAGGGAATCAGTTTTTCTATAAAGCCAAATGAAGTTACTTGTATAACTGGATTGAATGGAACAGGGAAAACGACACTAATGAATAGCATTATGCAGCTCAATCCAATTGATAAAGGCGAAATTTTATTAGACGGAAAAAAATTAACCCATCAATCGTTTGAAAAAATTTCTTATATTCCTGATACATTGAAGATGCCAGGAAATATGAATATTCAAGAAGCAATGAATTTTATGGAAATCTACTATCAAAATTGGAATAAAGATAAAGCCACTGAATTAATTAGCTTTTTTAAATTAAATCCGGATGAAAAATTAAAAGATTATTCAAAAGGGAATCAAGCAAAAATTAATTTCTTGTTAGGTTTATCTCTAGATGCTGACTACTTTTTGATGGATGAACCGTTGTCCGGAGTAGATATGTTTGCTCGAGAGCAAATTTTAGAAGTATTTACGAGCAATTTAATTACTAATAAGGGAGTTTTACTAGCGACCCATCACATTGAAGAAGTAGAGTTTCTATTAGACCGAGTTGTTATGTTACAAATGGGAGCAATTCAAAAAGATTTTTATGCAGAAGAAATTCGTGAAACAGAAGGTAAATCAATCATCGATGTAATGAGAGAGGTGTATCAATCGTGA
- a CDS encoding chromate transporter, producing the protein MERKEKTGSLYWTLLKSTFVLSAFTVGGGYVIVPLMQKKFVEDLGWIETEEMLDLVAIGQSMPGVLAVNTSILIGYRIAGLSGALTTVLGTVSPPLFIITIISFFICSFKTILL; encoded by the coding sequence ATGGAAAGAAAAGAAAAAACAGGATCTCTGTACTGGACATTATTAAAATCTACCTTTGTGTTGAGTGCCTTTACAGTGGGTGGAGGATACGTGATTGTTCCTTTAATGCAAAAGAAATTTGTAGAAGATTTGGGTTGGATTGAAACAGAAGAAATGCTGGATTTAGTGGCAATCGGACAATCGATGCCAGGAGTTTTGGCTGTGAATACGTCCATATTAATTGGATATCGTATTGCAGGATTATCAGGAGCGCTCACAACCGTTTTAGGAACGGTTAGTCCACCGTTATTTATTATTACCATTATTTCTTTTTTTATATGCAGTTTCAAAACAATCCTATTGTAG
- a CDS encoding chromate transporter: MMFGMQIGVVAVILNVVFNMAKEVLKTKDVVNAIILVGAFLAGFVFKLNIILIIVVAGLLGFFNNMWKVKRGGV, encoded by the coding sequence ATGATGTTTGGAATGCAGATTGGTGTAGTTGCTGTTATTTTAAATGTAGTTTTTAATATGGCCAAAGAAGTTTTAAAGACGAAAGATGTTGTCAATGCTATCATTTTAGTTGGTGCATTTTTAGCTGGATTTGTATTTAAGTTGAATATTATTTTAATTATTGTGGTAGCAGGATTACTAGGCTTCTTTAATAATATGTGGAAAGTGAAGAGAGGGGGAGTATAA